One genomic region from Sander lucioperca isolate FBNREF2018 chromosome 3, SLUC_FBN_1.2, whole genome shotgun sequence encodes:
- the ddx28 gene encoding probable ATP-dependent RNA helicase DDX28 — MHSVKVGYLASAASRALCSSGVYCGEFIKVSACCRVHCSVSQTRFCRTAVTPEETVIRIPRYMQKHIENAKQTRGKNKINTIKAGKLLIQSKDPDLNQSAGYTLGKFEQPNLCSKGWKHNKSFGDYFTINSIQTVAPFVVDNQNEDVESPRFNNLHICKELVEALDKLHITHPTTVQLQTIPKALKGHNILCAAETGSGKTLSYLLPIVHRLQAEKKSEMYAGSAHKICAVVLVPSRELAEQVAAVSRTLCAPLGLLARTVGGGRGVGHIKVVVKKDHPDILVATPGALVKALRRRFVDLSELSFFVVDEADTMFDPSFSDMLENILLHTNIASDPKETRGPGHKAQLLVVGATFPGGVGEVLSQVTDLGSMVVIKSKMLHFLMPHVKQTFLKVKGADKILELHQALKLLQQEKGGGAALVFCNKSPTVNWLGYSLDEMGVQHARLQGEMPAAVRSGIFHSFQKGLVDVLICTDIASRGLDTSRVRLVVNYDCPESHTDYIHRAGRVGRAGGVEDGEVLSFVTHPWDVELVQNIETAARRRSSLPGMESNIREPKPKVVEAEE; from the coding sequence ATGCACTCTGTGAAGGTCGGCTATTTAGCTTCGGCTGCGTCGCGAGCTCTCTGCTCAAGTGGAGTTTACTGTGGTGAGTTTATTAAAGTGTCAGCCTGCTGTCGTGTTCATTGTTCTGTCAGTCAGACTCGCTTTTGTCGAACAGCAGTTACGCCAGAAGAGACAGTCATTCGTATTCCTCGCTACATGCAGAAGCACATTGAAAATGCAAAACAGACTCGAGGCAAAAACAAGATCAACACCATCAAAGCCGGCAAGCTCCTGATTCAGAGCAAGGATCCTGATCTGAACCAATCGGCGGGATACACTCTTGGAAAGTTCGAGCAGCCCAATCTCTGCTCGAAAGGGTGGAAACATAACAAATCATTCGGTGACTATTTCACCATCAACAGCATCCAGACCGTTGCACCTTTTGTTGTTGATAATCAGAATGAGGATGTTGAATCGCCGAGGTTTAATAACCTCCATATCTGCAAGGAGCTGGTGGAAGCTTTGGACAAGCTCCACATTACCCATCCCACCACTGTACAGCTGCAGACCATCCCAAAGGCCCTGAAAGGTCACAACATTCTCTGTGCTGCGGAGACAGGCAGTGGCAAAACACTGAGTTACCTCCTGCCTATTGTTCACAGACTGCAAGCTGAGAAGAAATCGGAGATGTACGCCGGGAGCGCGCACAAGATCTGCGCTGTTGTTCTTGTGCCTTCCAGAGAGCTAGCTGAGCAAGTGGCGGCTGTGTCCAGGACTCTGTGTGCTCCGTTAGGCTTGCTGGCCAGGACTGTGGGTGGTGGGCGGGGAGTAGGACACATCAAGGTGGTCGTCAAGAAGGATCATCCGGATATTTTAGTGGCTACGCCAGGTGCTCTGGTCAAGGCCCTGCGGAGACGCTTCGTGGACTTGAGTGAGCTGAGCTTCTTTGTGGTGGACGAGGCTGACACCATGTTCGACCCCAGCTTCTCGGACATGCTGGAGAACATCCTGCTCCACACCAACATTGCTAGTGATCCCAAGGAAACCCGAGGCCCAGGCCATAAAGCCCAGCTGCTGGTGGTGGGGGCCACCTTCCCTGGAGGTGTTGGGGAAGTGCTCAGCCAGGTGACAGACCTTGGCAGCATGGTGGTGATCAAGAGCAAGATGCTGCACTTCCTCATGCCACATGTCAAGCAGACGTTTCTGAAGGTGAAGGGTGCCGACAAGATCCTGGAACTCCACCAAGCCCTGAAGCTTCTCCAACAGGAAAAAGGAGGGGGTGCAGCTCTGGTGTTCTGCAACAAGTCTCCCACCGTCAACTGGCTGGGGTACTCGCTGGATGAGATGGGGGTGCAGCACGCACGTCTGCAAGGGGAGATGCCTGCTGCTGTGCGTTCAGGAATCTTCCACTCCTTCCAGAAGGGCCTGGTAGATGTGCTGATATGCACAGACATTGCTTCACGTGGCCTGGACACATCCCGAGTGCGCTTGGTTGTCAACTATGACTGCCCGGAATCCCACACAGACTACATCCACAGGGCAGGGAGAGTGGGGAGGGCAggaggggtggaggatggggaGGTGCTCAGCTTTGTCACTCATCCATGGGATGTGGAGCTGGTGCAAAATATTGAGACTGCTGCACGTAGGAGAAGTAGTTTGCCAGGGATGGAATCTAATATACGTGAGCCAAAACCCAAAGTAGTAGAGGCAGAGGAgtag